A single window of Paenibacillus sp. FSL H8-0537 DNA harbors:
- a CDS encoding putative glycoside hydrolase, with amino-acid sequence MDIIFSTVMLLYSLLTGSGEDHAAARELAASVLNASLGTNIVQASPTGGEGQGTSETGAKRDPQKDAPVVKGIYVTAHSAGGARMDSLLKLVDDTKLNSMVIDVKDDNGYITYPTETPELLELGTTQKYIRDIGDLMKKLKQHEVYPIARIVVFKDTVLARQHPELSFRHSDGTIWKNGRGESFVNPYMKEVWSYNVAVAKEAAKLGFKEIQFDYVRFPEGFDKKADSLKYKKTEQSRVDAVAGFVKYAREQLEPLGVRVSVDIFGYAASVPAAEGIGQDFVKISNDVHVISPMVYPSHYSTGWFKQKVPDKSPYETIVGAMEDTHAKLDPIGDAKPIIRPWIQDFTASWLGQGNYMKYGKKEVEAQIKALSDTDIHEFLLWNAGNKYSEGVNYE; translated from the coding sequence ATGGACATCATCTTTTCAACTGTCATGCTGTTATACAGCTTGTTGACGGGAAGCGGAGAGGATCATGCAGCCGCCCGGGAGCTCGCAGCCTCGGTACTAAACGCTTCACTAGGAACAAATATCGTGCAGGCAAGCCCAACGGGTGGAGAAGGCCAGGGGACGTCTGAGACGGGCGCTAAGCGCGATCCGCAGAAAGATGCTCCCGTTGTGAAGGGCATCTACGTGACGGCTCACAGTGCAGGTGGAGCGCGTATGGATAGCTTGCTTAAGCTTGTTGATGATACGAAGCTTAACAGCATGGTCATCGATGTCAAAGACGACAACGGCTATATTACTTATCCGACCGAGACGCCGGAGCTGCTCGAACTGGGAACTACCCAGAAGTACATTCGCGACATTGGCGACTTGATGAAGAAATTAAAGCAGCATGAGGTTTACCCGATTGCCAGAATTGTCGTCTTTAAGGACACTGTGCTGGCACGCCAGCATCCGGAGCTGTCGTTCCGCCATTCCGACGGAACGATTTGGAAAAATGGCCGCGGTGAAAGCTTTGTTAATCCTTATATGAAGGAAGTCTGGAGTTACAATGTAGCCGTTGCCAAGGAAGCTGCTAAGCTGGGCTTTAAAGAAATCCAGTTTGATTATGTTCGTTTTCCTGAAGGCTTTGATAAGAAAGCCGATTCGCTGAAGTATAAGAAAACAGAGCAGAGCCGAGTCGATGCCGTTGCGGGATTCGTAAAATATGCCCGTGAGCAGCTTGAGCCGCTTGGCGTGCGTGTATCGGTCGATATTTTCGGCTACGCCGCATCGGTGCCTGCAGCCGAAGGCATTGGCCAGGACTTTGTGAAAATTTCCAACGATGTGCACGTCATATCTCCCATGGTTTATCCGAGCCATTACAGCACTGGCTGGTTTAAGCAGAAGGTACCGGACAAAAGCCCTTATGAAACCATCGTAGGCGCTATGGAGGATACGCATGCCAAGCTGGACCCGATCGGTGATGCTAAGCCAATTATCCGCCCTTGGATTCAGGATTTTACAGCCAGCTGGCTTGGACAGGGCAATTATATGAAATATGGCAAGAAAGAAGTCGAGGCACAAATTAAGGCGCTCTCCGACACCGACATTCATGAATTTCTCTTATGGAATGCAGGCAATAAATATTCAGAAGGCGTTAATTACGAATAG